A window from Pseudomonas sp. MRSN 12121 encodes these proteins:
- a CDS encoding PadR family transcriptional regulator — MREHHPHHREFGDGHDGFEKRPGRERGGRGPRVFAPGDLKLLLLALIAEQPCHGYDLIRQIEGMFDGAYSPSPGVIYPTLTFLEESELISGDAEGGKKRYSVTDAGRLSLQDQAIALDGVRMRIDVSKRSLRGHDRPAEIHEAVHNLRHALQMHHGRWNPQEIVRVRDLLNNTARAIVDGPAPKESEQ; from the coding sequence ATGAGAGAGCACCACCCCCACCACCGCGAATTCGGCGATGGCCATGACGGTTTTGAAAAGCGTCCCGGACGCGAGCGCGGCGGCCGCGGCCCGCGAGTCTTCGCTCCCGGCGACCTGAAACTGCTGTTGCTGGCGCTGATCGCCGAACAGCCGTGCCACGGCTATGACCTGATCCGCCAGATCGAAGGCATGTTCGACGGCGCCTACAGCCCGAGCCCGGGCGTGATCTACCCGACCCTGACCTTCCTCGAAGAGAGCGAACTGATCAGCGGCGACGCCGAAGGCGGGAAAAAACGCTACAGCGTGACCGATGCCGGCCGTCTGTCCCTGCAGGACCAGGCGATTGCTCTGGACGGCGTGCGCATGCGCATCGACGTCAGCAAGCGCTCGCTGCGCGGCCACGATCGCCCGGCGGAAATCCACGAAGCGGTGCACAACCTGCGCCACGCCCTGCAGATGCACCACGGACGCTGGAACCCGCAGGAAATCGTGCGGGTCCGCGACCTGCTGAACAACACGGCCCGCGCCATCGTCGACGGCCCAGCCCCCAAGGAGTCAGAACAATGA
- a CDS encoding siderophore-interacting protein: MTADHSKTIHRVSHEIKRRRLQVLRVMDLTPRMRRITLGGPELAGFISLGSDDHVKLLFPQNAEQQAALETLVLGPGKDNGAMPPMRDYTPRRYDLETGELDIDFVLHGDGPASTWAEQARPGQFLHIGGPRGSMIVPDIFDSYLLIGDETAIPAIARRLEELPAGRQVLAVIEVQDAAERQVLQSAAQVEVIWVERDRSQDLLDTVRGLALPGGKLYAWVATESKVSRQVRRVLLDEHRLDDEFVKAAGYWRLDSSEEE, from the coding sequence ATGACCGCAGACCATTCGAAAACCATTCACCGGGTCAGCCACGAGATCAAGCGCCGCCGCCTGCAAGTGCTGCGGGTGATGGACCTGACCCCGCGCATGCGCCGCATCACCCTGGGCGGTCCGGAATTGGCCGGCTTCATCAGCCTGGGCAGCGACGACCATGTGAAGCTGCTGTTCCCGCAGAACGCCGAACAGCAGGCGGCCCTGGAAACCCTGGTGCTGGGCCCGGGCAAGGACAACGGCGCGATGCCGCCCATGCGCGACTACACGCCGCGGCGTTACGACCTGGAGACCGGCGAGCTGGATATCGACTTCGTCCTGCATGGCGACGGCCCCGCCTCGACCTGGGCCGAACAGGCCCGGCCCGGCCAGTTCCTGCATATCGGCGGGCCGCGCGGCTCGATGATCGTGCCGGACATCTTCGACAGCTACCTGCTGATCGGCGACGAAACCGCGATCCCGGCCATCGCCCGGCGCCTCGAAGAGTTGCCGGCCGGACGCCAGGTGCTGGCGGTGATCGAGGTGCAGGACGCGGCTGAACGCCAGGTATTGCAGAGCGCGGCGCAGGTCGAAGTGATCTGGGTCGAGCGCGACCGCAGCCAGGACCTGCTCGACACGGTGCGCGGGCTGGCGCTGCCGGGCGGCAAGCTGTATGCCTGGGTCGCCACCGAAAGCAAAGTCTCGCGCCAGGTGCGCCGGGTGCTGCTGGACGAGCACCGGCTGGACGATGAGTTCGTCAAGGCCGCCGGTTACTGGCGCCTGGACAGCAGCGAGGAAGAATAA
- a CDS encoding Pr6Pr family membrane protein — translation MALEPVFPAGGKRLFTALAAVLGWAGLTIQLYLILHLRWTVEASLLGGLINFFSFFTVLTNTLAAVVLTCALDLRRSRGQRFLLQPWVSSGIAVSILVVGLAYSLLLRHLWHPQGWQFIADELLHDVMPLLFLAYWWWCVPKGELRLRHVAGWMLYPLLYFAYVLLRGHVLGLYPYPFIDVDRLGYAQAFVNALGILAGFVLVALGIVGLDRWLGRRLIVR, via the coding sequence ATGGCGCTCGAACCGGTTTTTCCCGCAGGCGGCAAGCGCTTGTTCACGGCGCTGGCAGCCGTGCTCGGCTGGGCGGGGCTGACGATCCAGCTGTACTTGATCCTCCATCTGCGCTGGACAGTGGAAGCCAGCCTGCTGGGTGGGCTGATCAACTTCTTCAGTTTCTTTACCGTACTCACCAACACCCTGGCGGCGGTGGTGCTGACGTGCGCCCTGGACCTGCGCCGCTCGCGCGGGCAGCGGTTCCTCCTGCAACCCTGGGTCAGCAGCGGGATCGCCGTCAGCATCCTGGTGGTGGGGCTGGCGTACAGCTTGTTGCTGCGTCACTTGTGGCACCCGCAGGGCTGGCAGTTCATCGCCGACGAGTTGTTGCACGACGTGATGCCGCTGCTGTTCCTGGCCTACTGGTGGTGGTGCGTGCCCAAGGGCGAGTTGCGCCTGCGGCATGTCGCCGGCTGGATGCTTTACCCGCTGCTGTATTTCGCCTATGTGCTGCTGCGCGGGCATGTGCTGGGGCTGTATCCCTATCCTTTCATCGATGTGGACAGGCTGGGTTATGCCCAGGCGTTCGTGAACGCGCTGGGGATCCTGGCGGGGTTCGTGCTGGTGGCGCTGGGGATTGTCGGGTTGGATCGTTGGTTGGGGCGTCGCTTGATTGTGCGGTGA
- a CDS encoding VF530 family DNA-binding protein — MTATNNDPLHGVTLEQILKALVEHYQWQGLAERIDIRCFKSDPSIKSSLTFLRKTPWAREKVEQLYVKLQRTKRPL; from the coding sequence ATGACTGCAACGAACAACGACCCGCTGCACGGCGTCACCCTGGAACAGATCCTCAAGGCGCTGGTGGAGCATTACCAATGGCAGGGGTTGGCCGAGCGTATCGATATCCGTTGCTTCAAGAGCGACCCGAGCATCAAGTCGAGCCTGACCTTCCTGCGCAAAACACCCTGGGCGCGGGAGAAGGTCGAACAGTTGTACGTGAAGTTGCAGCGCACCAAACGCCCGCTCTAA
- a CDS encoding TonB-dependent receptor, with product MSLYTHRPSRSLLWRLTPLSAALLLGSQAHALELQPQVITANPLGSQQTAAPSTVLEGDDLTLQQQGSLGETLNKQPGVSSSYFGPGASRPIIRGLDGDRIRLLRNGVGALDASSLSYDHAVPLDPVNVDRIEIVRGPAALLYGGSAIGGVVNTFDNRIPTEAIEGIHGAGELRYGGADTTRSSAGKLEAGNGTFALHLDANSRQFNDLKIPGYARSRHAPPSEDGDGKKGRLGNSDGRQDGGAVGGSYTWDDGYAGLSYSNYDSNYGSPAEDDVRIRMKQDHYAFASELRNLDGPFSSLKFDAGYTDYEHREIEGGETGTIFKNKGYEARVEARHQPLGPLNGVIGTQVSRSEFSALGEEAFVPQTDTDSAALFILEELQATERLKLSLGGRLEHTRVDPDSKGNERFSQADNASSFTAGSLSSGAVYTLTPIWSVAATLGYTERAPTFYELYANGAHVATGTYEIGDANLSKEKAVSSDLALRFDNGTHKGSVGVFYSHFSNYIGLLGSGRTLNDEGEEDAGGMPEYTYSGVRARFAGIEAQDHWKLGESAYGKFALELSGDYTRAKNLDNGEALPRIAPLRLNSGLLWELDRWQARIDVEHAASQGRVPDNESGTDGYTTLGASAGYHFDIGSSQWLAFVKGENLTNQTVRYASSILRDIAPAQGRSVEFGLRTTF from the coding sequence ATGTCCCTCTACACCCACCGCCCCTCCCGCTCATTACTCTGGCGCCTGACGCCGCTCTCCGCCGCCTTGCTGCTCGGCTCCCAGGCCCACGCCCTGGAGTTGCAGCCGCAGGTCATCACCGCCAACCCGCTGGGCAGCCAGCAAACGGCCGCGCCAAGCACGGTCCTGGAAGGCGACGACCTGACCCTGCAACAACAAGGCAGCCTGGGCGAAACCTTGAACAAGCAGCCGGGCGTGTCTTCGTCCTACTTCGGCCCGGGCGCCAGCCGGCCGATCATTCGCGGCCTGGATGGCGATCGCATCCGCCTGCTGCGCAACGGCGTGGGCGCCCTGGACGCCTCGTCGCTGTCCTACGATCACGCCGTGCCGCTGGACCCGGTCAACGTCGACCGCATCGAGATCGTCCGCGGCCCGGCAGCCCTGCTGTACGGCGGCAGCGCCATCGGCGGCGTGGTCAACACCTTCGACAACCGCATCCCCACCGAAGCCATCGAAGGTATCCATGGGGCCGGTGAACTGCGCTACGGCGGCGCCGACACCACCCGCAGCAGCGCCGGCAAGCTGGAAGCCGGCAACGGCACATTCGCCTTGCACCTGGATGCCAACTCGCGGCAATTCAACGACCTGAAGATTCCCGGCTACGCCCGCAGCCGCCACGCCCCGCCCAGTGAAGACGGCGACGGCAAGAAAGGCCGCCTGGGCAACAGCGACGGCCGTCAGGATGGCGGCGCCGTCGGCGGCTCCTACACCTGGGACGACGGTTACGCCGGGCTGTCCTACAGCAACTACGACTCCAACTACGGCTCCCCCGCCGAAGACGATGTGCGTATCCGCATGAAGCAGGATCACTACGCCTTCGCCTCGGAACTGCGCAACCTCGACGGTCCTTTCAGTTCGCTGAAATTCGACGCCGGCTACACCGATTACGAGCACCGGGAAATCGAAGGCGGCGAGACCGGCACCATTTTCAAGAACAAGGGCTACGAAGCCCGCGTCGAAGCCCGCCACCAGCCCCTGGGCCCACTCAACGGGGTCATCGGCACCCAGGTCAGCCGCAGCGAATTCTCCGCCCTCGGCGAAGAAGCCTTCGTACCGCAGACCGACACCGACAGCGCCGCACTGTTCATCCTCGAAGAGCTGCAAGCCACCGAGCGCCTGAAGCTGAGCCTCGGCGGGCGCCTGGAACACACCCGCGTCGACCCGGACAGCAAAGGCAACGAGCGCTTCAGCCAGGCCGACAACGCCAGCAGCTTCACCGCCGGCAGCCTATCGTCCGGCGCGGTCTATACCCTGACGCCGATCTGGTCCGTGGCCGCCACCCTGGGCTACACCGAACGCGCGCCGACCTTCTACGAGCTGTACGCCAACGGCGCCCACGTGGCGACCGGCACCTATGAAATCGGCGACGCCAACCTGTCGAAGGAAAAAGCCGTGTCCAGCGACCTGGCCCTGCGTTTCGACAACGGCACCCATAAAGGCAGCGTCGGGGTGTTCTACAGCCACTTCTCCAACTACATCGGATTGCTCGGCAGCGGCCGCACCCTCAACGACGAAGGCGAGGAAGACGCCGGCGGCATGCCGGAATACACCTACTCCGGAGTCCGCGCGCGGTTTGCCGGGATCGAGGCCCAGGACCACTGGAAACTCGGCGAAAGCGCCTACGGCAAATTCGCCCTGGAACTGTCCGGCGACTACACCCGGGCCAAGAACCTGGACAACGGCGAAGCCCTGCCGCGCATCGCCCCGTTGCGCCTGAACAGCGGCCTGCTGTGGGAACTGGACCGCTGGCAGGCGCGCATCGATGTCGAACACGCCGCCAGCCAGGGTCGCGTGCCCGACAACGAAAGCGGCACCGACGGCTACACCACCCTCGGCGCCAGTGCCGGCTATCACTTCGACATCGGCAGCAGCCAGTGGCTGGCCTTCGTCAAGGGCGAGAACCTGACCAACCAGACTGTGCGTTACGCCAGCTCGATCCTGCGCGACATCGCCCCGGCCCAGGGCCGCAGCGTCGAGTTCGGCCTGCGCACCACCTTCTGA
- a CDS encoding carbohydrate porin produces the protein MPNFKPLKDSAVFHPIASQKAMTLLGALGLATCAQAAPAFDSESPWMLGDWNGARTELAKKGYDFKIDFVGEMGSNLHGGYDHDRTARFSDQFAFGSHLDLDKILGWHDAEFQLTVTKRDGDNISNDRINDPRVGGFSSAQEVWGRGQTWRLTQMWYQQKFLDQKLDIKVGRFGQGEDFNSFPCDFQNLAFCGSQVGNWAGSVWYNWPVSQWALRVKYHLTPELYAQIGAFEQNPSNLERGNGFKLSGSGTQGTLLPVELVWTPKLNDLPGEYRAGYYYSSAKASDVYKDSNSQPAALSGEAYRSSSSKHGLWLDAQQQVTSLASDHSRGLSLFANATMHDKKTNAIDNYVQAGLVYKGLFDARAKDDIGFAMARIHVNPAYRKNAEASNRARLVQDYDNLAYLPPQDTEYSAELYYGVHVTNWLTVRPNLQYIRHPGGVDKVDDALVGGIKIQSSF, from the coding sequence ATGCCTAATTTCAAGCCTCTAAAAGACAGCGCTGTCTTTCACCCGATCGCCAGCCAGAAAGCCATGACCCTGCTCGGCGCCCTCGGCCTTGCCACCTGCGCCCAGGCCGCTCCGGCCTTCGACAGCGAATCGCCCTGGATGCTCGGAGACTGGAACGGCGCCCGCACAGAACTGGCGAAAAAAGGCTACGACTTCAAGATCGACTTTGTCGGCGAAATGGGTTCCAACCTGCATGGCGGCTACGACCATGACCGCACCGCGCGCTTCAGCGACCAGTTCGCCTTCGGCAGCCACCTGGACCTGGACAAGATCCTCGGTTGGCACGATGCCGAGTTCCAGCTGACGGTGACCAAGCGCGACGGCGACAACATCAGCAACGACCGCATCAACGACCCGCGCGTCGGCGGCTTCAGCTCGGCCCAGGAAGTCTGGGGCCGTGGCCAGACCTGGCGCCTGACGCAGATGTGGTACCAGCAGAAATTCCTCGACCAGAAACTGGACATCAAGGTCGGCCGCTTCGGGCAGGGCGAAGACTTCAACAGCTTCCCCTGCGATTTCCAGAACCTGGCGTTCTGCGGCTCCCAGGTCGGCAACTGGGCCGGCAGCGTCTGGTACAACTGGCCGGTCAGCCAGTGGGCGCTGCGGGTCAAGTATCACCTGACGCCTGAGCTCTACGCGCAGATCGGCGCCTTCGAGCAGAACCCGTCCAACCTCGAGCGCGGCAACGGCTTCAAGCTCAGCGGCAGCGGCACCCAGGGCACCCTGCTGCCGGTCGAATTGGTGTGGACACCCAAGCTCAATGACCTGCCGGGCGAATACCGCGCCGGTTACTACTACAGCAGCGCCAAGGCCAGCGACGTCTACAAGGACAGCAACAGCCAGCCGGCCGCCCTGAGCGGCGAGGCCTATCGCAGCAGTTCGAGCAAGCACGGCCTGTGGCTGGACGCGCAACAGCAGGTCACCAGCCTGGCCAGCGACCACTCGCGCGGCCTGAGCCTGTTCGCCAACGCGACGATGCACGACAAGAAGACCAACGCCATCGACAACTACGTCCAGGCCGGCCTGGTCTACAAGGGCCTGTTCGATGCCCGCGCCAAGGACGACATCGGCTTCGCCATGGCCCGGATCCACGTCAACCCGGCCTATCGCAAGAATGCCGAGGCCAGCAACCGCGCCCGCCTCGTCCAGGACTACGACAACCTGGCCTACCTGCCGCCCCAGGACACCGAATACAGCGCCGAGCTGTACTACGGCGTGCACGTCACCAACTGGCTGACCGTGCGCCCGAACCTGCAATACATCCGCCACCCGGGTGGCGTGGACAAGGTCGACGACGCACTGGTCGGTGGCATCAAGATCCAGAGTTCGTTCTGA